A window of Halostella salina contains these coding sequences:
- a CDS encoding aminotransferase class V-fold PLP-dependent enzyme has translation MTPEDLRAAIPATDDAVYLNTGASGPSPRRVTEAATDAVEAHDRSHAASDPYEFAFDAYEETRETVAGFVGAAPSEIALTNSTADGIGRVAAAMDWEPGDVVVRTDLEHPAGVLPWQHLAETSGIEPRTVACEGGRLPLDAVKEATRDAELFVFSALSWNYGTRLPVAEAVEIAHDNGARVLVDAVQVPGQVPVDYDEWGADFVAAAGHKWLLGPWGAGFLYVNDDRPDLDPAALGYRGVAEAGDDGYELHPGAPRFEVGTVSPAPYAGLREAIDVIESVGVDAVRDRIERLTDRLKAGIDDERLLSPREFESGLVTLADDDPADTVDRLREAGIVVRSIPDPASLRVSLHAFNDAEDVDAVVDALAA, from the coding sequence ATGACGCCGGAAGACCTCCGCGCCGCGATCCCCGCGACCGACGACGCCGTCTACCTCAACACCGGTGCATCGGGACCCAGCCCCCGACGCGTGACCGAGGCCGCGACGGATGCGGTCGAGGCCCACGACCGCTCCCACGCGGCCAGCGACCCCTACGAGTTCGCCTTCGACGCCTACGAGGAGACCCGCGAGACGGTCGCGGGCTTCGTCGGCGCGGCACCGTCGGAGATAGCGCTCACGAACAGCACGGCCGACGGGATCGGCCGCGTGGCGGCCGCGATGGACTGGGAACCCGGCGACGTGGTCGTCCGGACCGACCTCGAACATCCGGCCGGAGTCCTCCCCTGGCAACACCTCGCCGAGACCAGCGGGATCGAGCCGCGAACCGTCGCCTGCGAGGGCGGCCGCCTGCCGCTGGACGCGGTGAAGGAGGCGACCCGTGACGCGGAGCTGTTCGTCTTCAGCGCCCTCTCGTGGAACTACGGCACGCGGCTCCCGGTCGCCGAGGCGGTCGAGATCGCCCACGACAACGGCGCTCGCGTGCTCGTGGACGCCGTCCAGGTGCCCGGGCAGGTCCCGGTCGACTACGACGAGTGGGGCGCGGACTTCGTCGCGGCGGCCGGCCACAAGTGGCTGCTCGGTCCGTGGGGCGCGGGCTTCCTCTACGTGAACGACGACCGACCGGACCTCGACCCCGCCGCGCTCGGCTACCGCGGCGTGGCCGAGGCGGGCGACGACGGGTACGAGCTCCACCCCGGCGCGCCGCGGTTCGAGGTCGGCACCGTCTCACCCGCACCGTACGCCGGACTCCGTGAAGCGATCGACGTGATCGAGTCGGTCGGCGTCGACGCGGTCCGGGACCGGATCGAGCGCCTGACCGACCGGCTGAAGGCCGGGATCGACGACGAGCGCCTGCTCTCGCCCCGCGAGTTCGAATCCGGACTCGTGACGCTCGCCGACGACGACCCGGCGGACACCGTCGATCGCCTGCGTGAGGCCGGGATCGTCGTGCGGTCGATCCCGGACCCCGCGTCGCTCCGGGTGTCGCTGCACGCGTTCAACGACGCGGAAGACGTAGACGCCGTGGTCGACGCGCTGGCCGCGTAA
- the ctaD gene encoding cytochrome c oxidase subunit I, with translation MASSATQLSMTAAMALLLLLVVRWIGTLEDWRSYAPSGVGRGGTATEREHAEKPGGLVRWLTTVDHKDIGLLYGLFAVISFAWGGIAVLLMRTELTTATSAFLSQGTYNALLTSHGITMLFLFGTPILAAFSNYLIPLLIGADDMAFPRINAIAFWLLPPGALLIWGGILLEPFGAIEGAQTAWTIYPPLSVEQTNPGVDLLILGLHLTGVSATMGAINFVATIFTERSDEVGWSNLDIFSWTILVQSAQIIFAFPLLGSALVMLLLDRNFGTTFFATEGGGPILWQHLFWFFGHPEVYILVLPPMGLISYILPRFAGRKLFGFKFVVYSTLALGVLSFGVWAHHMFTTGIDPRLRASFMAVSIAIAIPSAVKTFNWMATMWNGALRLTAPMLFCIGFIANFIIGGVTGVFEAAIPVDMILHDTYHVVAHFHYVIMGAIAFAVFAGIYYWFPLVTGRWYQRTLAKWHFWLSMVGTHLTFFPMVLLGYGGMPRRYATYDLTVGPQAYFVDLHQLVTLGAFILAAGQLIFVWNLVVSWLEGKRVTDADPWDLDEWGLKTREWDWFEQQRARPDGGAATDSPTPADGDAGTE, from the coding sequence ATGGCATCCAGTGCGACGCAACTCTCCATGACTGCGGCGATGGCGCTCCTGCTTCTCCTCGTCGTCCGGTGGATCGGGACGCTGGAGGACTGGCGGTCGTACGCGCCAAGCGGTGTCGGCCGGGGCGGCACCGCGACCGAGCGCGAGCACGCGGAGAAGCCGGGCGGCCTCGTCCGGTGGCTCACGACGGTCGACCACAAGGACATCGGCCTGCTGTACGGGCTGTTCGCCGTCATCTCCTTCGCGTGGGGCGGGATCGCGGTCCTCCTGATGCGGACGGAACTGACGACGGCGACCTCCGCCTTCCTCTCGCAGGGGACGTACAACGCCCTGCTGACGAGCCACGGGATCACGATGCTGTTCCTGTTCGGGACGCCGATACTGGCGGCGTTCTCGAACTACCTGATCCCCCTGCTCATCGGCGCGGACGACATGGCGTTCCCGCGGATCAACGCCATCGCGTTCTGGCTCCTGCCGCCCGGGGCGCTGCTCATCTGGGGCGGCATCCTGCTGGAGCCGTTCGGCGCGATAGAGGGCGCACAGACCGCCTGGACGATCTACCCGCCGCTGTCGGTCGAGCAGACCAACCCCGGCGTCGACCTGCTGATACTGGGGCTCCACCTGACGGGCGTCTCGGCGACGATGGGTGCGATCAACTTCGTCGCCACCATCTTCACCGAGCGCAGCGACGAGGTGGGCTGGTCGAACCTCGACATCTTCTCGTGGACCATCCTCGTCCAGTCGGCCCAGATCATCTTCGCGTTCCCCCTGCTCGGGAGCGCGCTGGTGATGCTCCTGCTCGACCGCAACTTCGGCACGACCTTCTTCGCGACGGAGGGCGGCGGCCCGATCCTCTGGCAGCACCTGTTCTGGTTCTTCGGCCACCCGGAGGTGTACATCCTCGTCCTCCCGCCGATGGGGCTGATCAGCTACATCCTCCCGCGCTTTGCGGGCCGGAAGCTGTTCGGCTTCAAGTTCGTCGTCTACTCCACGCTCGCGCTGGGCGTGCTCTCCTTCGGCGTCTGGGCCCACCACATGTTCACGACGGGCATCGACCCACGCCTGCGCGCGAGCTTCATGGCCGTCTCCATCGCGATCGCCATCCCGAGCGCTGTCAAGACGTTCAACTGGATGGCGACGATGTGGAACGGCGCGCTCCGGCTGACCGCGCCGATGCTGTTCTGCATCGGCTTCATCGCCAACTTCATCATCGGCGGCGTCACCGGCGTGTTCGAGGCGGCGATCCCCGTCGACATGATCCTCCACGACACGTACCACGTCGTCGCGCACTTCCACTACGTCATCATGGGCGCGATCGCGTTCGCCGTGTTCGCGGGCATCTACTACTGGTTCCCGCTGGTGACGGGGCGGTGGTACCAGCGCACGCTGGCGAAGTGGCACTTCTGGCTCTCGATGGTCGGCACCCACCTCACGTTCTTCCCGATGGTGTTGCTCGGCTACGGCGGGATGCCGCGGCGGTATGCGACCTACGACCTGACGGTCGGCCCGCAGGCGTACTTCGTGGACCTGCACCAGCTGGTGACCCTCGGAGCGTTCATCCTCGCTGCCGGCCAGCTGATCTTCGTCTGGAACCTCGTCGTCTCCTGGCTGGAGGGCAAGCGCGTCACGGACGCCGACCCGTGGGACCTCGACGAATGGGGCCTCAAGACCCGCGAGTGGGACTGGTTCGAGCAGCAGCGCGCCCGCCCCGACGGCGGTGCCGCGACCGACTCGCCGACGCCGGCCGACGGCGACGCCGGGACCGAGTGA
- a CDS encoding RNA methyltransferase, with protein sequence MSAPAVVVVEPQTPGNVGTIARAMKNFGFSDLKLVDPPELDRDGEAYGFAGQAREDVLPNADRVTFDEVVENYHTIGMTAITNEDCRKHTRFPFVTPAELADDLATVDTEAALLFGREDNGLRNDELERVDRIGAIPASADYSSLNLGQAATVTLYELRDLTLDETQLPDRERERAAQPAVERLHDEFSAFLDAVGHPEEKQPKTERMLRRVVGRTHPTERETSRLTGLFRKAAARLDE encoded by the coding sequence ATGAGCGCGCCGGCCGTCGTCGTCGTCGAGCCACAGACGCCGGGCAACGTCGGCACCATCGCGCGGGCGATGAAGAACTTCGGGTTCTCGGACCTGAAGCTCGTGGACCCGCCCGAACTCGACCGCGACGGCGAGGCGTACGGCTTTGCCGGTCAGGCCCGCGAGGACGTGCTGCCGAACGCCGACCGCGTCACGTTCGACGAGGTGGTCGAGAACTACCACACGATCGGGATGACGGCGATCACGAACGAGGACTGCCGGAAGCACACCCGGTTCCCGTTCGTCACGCCCGCGGAACTGGCCGACGACCTCGCGACGGTCGACACCGAGGCCGCGCTCCTCTTCGGCCGCGAGGACAACGGCCTCCGGAACGACGAACTGGAGCGCGTCGACCGCATCGGCGCGATCCCGGCCAGCGCCGACTACTCGTCGCTCAACCTCGGGCAGGCGGCGACCGTGACGCTGTACGAACTGCGCGACCTGACGCTGGATGAGACCCAGCTGCCGGACCGCGAACGCGAGCGCGCCGCACAGCCCGCCGTCGAGCGCCTGCACGACGAGTTCTCGGCGTTCCTCGACGCCGTCGGCCACCCCGAGGAGAAACAGCCCAAGACGGAGCGGATGCTCCGCCGGGTGGTCGGCCGGACCCACCCGACCGAGCGCGAAACGTCGCGGCTGACTGGACTGTTCCGAAAGGCGGCGGCGCGGCTGGACGAGTAG
- a CDS encoding VOC family protein, with translation MTRSDDTVNTPPIMHTDGETLPPETRIGRTALAVSDLAEMTDFYRTVVGLTVLSRSDAGAVLGVEDTPLLVLEHSPDAPERHRSGAGLFHSAFRVPSRAALGDALARVREHWQLDGASDHGVSEALYLTDPEDNGVEIYRDYPRDDWPYGDDGRVRMGTYPLDLGPLEAASAGNPGVPAGTDVGHVHLEVTSLASFGEFYVDTVGFEAQAEVPDARFVGAGGYHHHLGANAWNHRSEPVGGRGLAWFEVVLPDEEALDAVRERITGGQYAVTETDDGIAVTGPDGIEVRFRA, from the coding sequence ATGACGCGCTCCGACGACACTGTAAACACACCACCGATCATGCACACCGACGGAGAGACGCTGCCCCCGGAGACCCGCATCGGCCGGACCGCACTCGCGGTGTCGGACCTCGCCGAGATGACCGACTTCTACCGAACCGTCGTCGGACTGACGGTCCTCAGCCGCAGCGACGCGGGAGCCGTCCTCGGTGTCGAGGACACACCGCTGCTGGTCCTCGAACACAGCCCGGACGCCCCCGAGCGACACCGGTCCGGAGCGGGCCTCTTTCACAGCGCGTTCAGGGTCCCGTCGCGTGCGGCGCTGGGCGACGCGCTGGCCCGGGTTCGGGAGCACTGGCAACTCGACGGCGCGTCCGACCACGGCGTCAGCGAGGCGCTGTACCTGACTGACCCGGAGGACAACGGGGTCGAGATCTACCGGGACTACCCGCGGGACGACTGGCCGTACGGCGACGACGGGCGCGTTCGGATGGGCACGTACCCCCTCGATCTCGGTCCGCTGGAAGCCGCTTCGGCGGGCAACCCGGGAGTGCCGGCCGGGACGGACGTTGGCCACGTCCATCTCGAAGTCACGTCACTGGCGTCGTTCGGCGAGTTCTACGTGGACACCGTCGGGTTCGAGGCCCAGGCCGAGGTCCCGGACGCGCGCTTCGTCGGTGCTGGCGGCTACCACCACCATCTCGGCGCGAACGCGTGGAACCACCGGTCCGAGCCAGTCGGCGGCCGCGGGTTGGCCTGGTTCGAAGTGGTCCTTCCGGACGAGGAGGCACTCGACGCGGTCCGGGAGCGAATCACGGGGGGCCAGTACGCGGTGACCGAGACGGACGACGGTATCGCCGTCACCGGACCGGACGGGATCGAGGTACGGTTCCGCGCGTGA
- the gatE gene encoding Glu-tRNA(Gln) amidotransferase subunit GatE, protein MTEYDYEALGLVAGLEIHQQLDTATKLFCECPTELREPEAATRRFTRYLHPTKSELGEIDEAALEESQVDREFEYLGYDTTCLVEADDEPPHRLDDEAMEVALEIAQLLDMNPVDQAHVMRKIVVDGSNTSGFQRTTKIASGGAIETDDGTVRVEDLMLEEESAQRVEETDEGVRYSLDRLGIPLVEIGTKPDISTPEQARAAAERIGMLLRSTGAVKRGLGTIRQDVNVSIADGARVEMKGVQSLDDIDDLVRNEVRRQVELLDVAEELQSRDAEVGDPTDVTDAFADTDSGVIRGALDDGGVVKAVPLYGFDGLVGREIQPDRRLGTELSDHAKRHGAGGIFHTDELPAYGVTAEEVAALRDAVGADADDAVAIVADDPDVAEAAIEAAAERAAVAVEAVPEETRGANEDGTSSYLRPLPGAARMYPETDVPPVEPDVTEVETPELLTEKVERYQAEHGLDAGLAEQVAYGRYMPLFEEMVAAGVDPTLAADTLESTLTALRRDDVPVDALTETHLREAVALVDDGEVPSEGLEDLLTALAENPDLTAAEAVEREDLGGVDESEVREAVVDVVERNADQVEQEGMGAFSALMGEAMGALRGKADGDLVSEVLREEIQQRA, encoded by the coding sequence ATGACGGAGTACGACTACGAGGCGCTCGGGCTGGTCGCCGGGCTGGAGATCCACCAGCAGCTCGACACGGCGACGAAGCTGTTCTGCGAGTGCCCGACGGAACTGCGCGAGCCGGAGGCGGCGACGCGGCGCTTCACGCGCTACCTCCACCCGACGAAGAGCGAACTGGGCGAGATAGACGAGGCGGCCCTGGAGGAGAGTCAGGTCGACCGCGAGTTCGAGTATCTGGGCTACGACACGACCTGCCTCGTCGAGGCCGACGACGAACCGCCCCACCGGCTCGACGACGAGGCCATGGAGGTCGCACTGGAGATCGCACAGCTGCTGGACATGAACCCCGTCGACCAGGCCCACGTGATGCGGAAGATCGTGGTCGACGGGTCGAACACCTCCGGCTTCCAGCGCACGACGAAGATCGCGAGCGGCGGCGCGATCGAGACCGACGACGGGACGGTCCGGGTCGAGGACCTGATGCTGGAGGAGGAGAGCGCCCAGCGCGTCGAAGAGACCGACGAGGGGGTCCGCTACTCGCTGGACCGCCTCGGCATCCCGCTGGTCGAGATCGGGACGAAGCCGGACATCAGCACGCCCGAGCAGGCCCGTGCCGCCGCCGAACGCATCGGGATGCTGCTGCGCTCGACCGGCGCGGTCAAGCGCGGCCTCGGCACGATCCGGCAGGACGTGAACGTCTCGATCGCCGACGGCGCGCGCGTCGAGATGAAAGGCGTCCAGAGCCTCGACGACATCGACGACCTCGTCCGCAACGAGGTGCGCCGGCAGGTCGAACTGCTCGACGTCGCCGAGGAACTGCAGTCCCGGGACGCCGAGGTCGGCGACCCCACCGACGTCACCGACGCCTTCGCGGACACCGACAGCGGCGTGATCCGGGGCGCACTGGACGACGGCGGTGTTGTGAAGGCCGTCCCGCTGTACGGCTTCGACGGCCTCGTCGGCCGGGAGATCCAGCCCGACCGCCGCCTCGGCACCGAGCTCTCGGACCACGCGAAGCGCCACGGTGCGGGCGGCATCTTCCACACGGACGAGCTTCCCGCCTACGGCGTCACCGCCGAGGAGGTCGCCGCCCTCCGCGACGCCGTCGGCGCGGACGCGGACGACGCCGTCGCCATCGTCGCCGACGACCCGGACGTGGCCGAGGCGGCGATCGAGGCCGCCGCCGAGCGCGCCGCCGTCGCGGTCGAAGCGGTCCCCGAGGAGACCCGCGGCGCGAACGAGGACGGCACCTCGTCGTACCTCCGACCCCTCCCCGGCGCGGCGCGGATGTACCCCGAGACGGACGTGCCGCCGGTCGAACCGGACGTGACCGAGGTCGAGACGCCCGAACTGCTCACCGAGAAGGTCGAGCGCTATCAGGCCGAGCACGGTCTCGACGCCGGGCTGGCCGAGCAGGTCGCCTACGGCCGCTACATGCCGCTGTTCGAGGAGATGGTCGCGGCGGGAGTCGACCCGACGCTGGCCGCGGACACCCTCGAATCGACGCTCACCGCGCTCCGGCGCGACGACGTGCCCGTCGACGCGCTGACCGAGACGCACCTCCGCGAGGCGGTCGCGCTCGTCGACGACGGCGAGGTGCCCAGCGAGGGGCTGGAGGACCTCCTGACTGCGCTCGCCGAGAACCCCGACCTGACCGCCGCCGAGGCCGTCGAGCGCGAGGATCTGGGCGGCGTCGACGAGAGCGAGGTCCGCGAGGCGGTCGTCGACGTGGTCGAGCGCAACGCCGACCAGGTCGAGCAGGAAGGGATGGGCGCGTTCTCCGCGCTGATGGGCGAGGCGATGGGCGCGCTCCGGGGCAAGGCCGACGGCGACCTCGTGAGCGAGGTGCTCCGCGAGGAGATCCAGCAGCGGGCGTAG
- a CDS encoding PH domain-containing protein, producing the protein MKLHPISLPYRGVSRGFTGGSALFFLGVVAAGPFGLEGLALTVPLAVVGFLAGVAYEVAYYRRFEYELTEDTFDIDSGVVARREREIPLHRIQNVDISQNVVQRALDVAVLTLETAGGGQTEASLQYVGYDEAKRLQSELRRAKNGEGRSERSGDAAESESDGWTGDGTTAAPRDRTDEPTEQLFAIRTQELLLLSVASVSPGALVLSVVFFPYVDLVDLSTIFALFTPSTPQPPILLVVSRLVALVIGAWVISAALTFARYYDFELTRVGDELQYERGLLQRYSGSIPTEKVQTVTMTDNPVTRRAGYATLVVETAGYAAGQAAGSESAVPLARRDHVRDLAKSVEAFDEPEFERPPERARRRYLGRYSLAVGALTAVLYGANVAFGAPTQWYAALALLVVVPVAAQLTWTHRGYDVQDDHVLTRAGFWTRTTKVVPYYRLQTVVRTRTVFQRRWGLASLTADTAGSFSIRKRDATAIDIDDEDAVRLRDTLRERLQGSLRERRERLRSGRASGDADLASVDDAESSVDGDGSVGSPTESADDDDTDGGTDGDASGDPDGTAAGSDDGSDGPDDTAAN; encoded by the coding sequence ATGAAACTCCACCCCATCTCGCTCCCGTACCGCGGCGTGTCGCGCGGCTTCACCGGCGGCTCCGCCCTGTTTTTCCTCGGCGTGGTCGCCGCCGGGCCGTTCGGGCTGGAGGGGCTCGCCCTCACGGTCCCGCTGGCCGTCGTCGGCTTCCTCGCCGGCGTCGCCTACGAGGTGGCGTACTACCGGCGGTTCGAGTACGAACTGACCGAGGACACCTTCGACATCGACTCCGGGGTCGTCGCCCGGCGGGAGCGCGAGATCCCCCTCCACCGGATACAGAACGTCGACATCAGCCAGAACGTCGTCCAGCGCGCGCTCGACGTGGCGGTCCTCACGCTGGAGACGGCCGGCGGCGGGCAGACCGAGGCGTCGCTCCAGTACGTCGGGTACGACGAGGCGAAGCGCCTCCAGAGCGAACTCCGCCGCGCGAAAAACGGCGAGGGGCGGAGCGAGCGCTCCGGCGACGCCGCGGAGTCGGAATCCGACGGCTGGACCGGGGACGGAACCACCGCCGCCCCGCGCGACCGGACGGACGAACCCACCGAACAGCTGTTCGCCATCCGGACGCAGGAACTGCTGTTGCTCAGCGTCGCCTCGGTCAGCCCCGGGGCACTCGTCCTCTCCGTCGTCTTCTTCCCGTACGTCGACCTCGTCGACCTGTCGACGATATTCGCCCTCTTCACGCCGTCGACCCCGCAGCCGCCGATCCTGCTGGTCGTCTCCCGGCTCGTCGCGCTGGTGATCGGCGCGTGGGTCATCAGCGCCGCCCTGACCTTCGCCCGGTACTACGACTTCGAACTCACTCGCGTCGGCGACGAACTCCAGTACGAGCGCGGCCTGCTCCAGCGCTACAGCGGCTCGATCCCCACGGAGAAGGTCCAGACGGTGACGATGACCGACAACCCGGTGACGCGGCGGGCGGGCTACGCTACGCTCGTCGTCGAGACGGCGGGGTACGCCGCCGGGCAGGCCGCCGGCTCCGAGTCCGCCGTGCCGCTGGCCCGGCGCGACCACGTCCGCGACCTCGCGAAGTCGGTCGAGGCGTTCGACGAACCGGAGTTCGAGCGCCCGCCCGAGCGCGCCCGACGCCGGTACCTCGGGCGCTACTCGCTCGCCGTCGGCGCGCTGACCGCGGTGCTGTACGGCGCGAACGTCGCCTTCGGCGCACCGACACAGTGGTACGCTGCGCTGGCCCTGCTGGTCGTCGTCCCCGTCGCCGCTCAGCTCACCTGGACGCACCGCGGCTACGACGTGCAGGACGACCACGTGCTCACCCGGGCCGGCTTCTGGACGCGGACGACGAAGGTCGTCCCCTACTACCGCCTCCAGACGGTCGTCCGGACCCGGACGGTCTTCCAGCGCCGCTGGGGACTGGCGAGCCTCACCGCGGACACCGCCGGCTCCTTTAGCATCCGCAAGCGCGACGCGACGGCGATAGACATCGACGACGAGGACGCCGTCCGGCTCCGCGACACGCTCCGCGAGCGCCTGCAGGGGAGCCTCCGCGAGCGGCGCGAACGCCTTCGGTCCGGGCGGGCTAGCGGGGACGCCGACCTCGCGTCCGTCGACGACGCCGAATCGTCGGTCGACGGCGACGGGTCCGTTGGCTCGCCGACCGAATCCGCGGACGACGACGACACGGACGGCGGCACCGACGGCGACGCCTCGGGCGATCCGGACGGGACGGCGGCGGGGTCCGACGACGGATCCGACGGCCCGGACGACACGGCCGCGAACTGA
- a CDS encoding PH domain-containing protein produces the protein MESLHPRIRVVWGVGAVVAAAVLTVVAGVGIRGADAVGIDLGRVAALDVALPLALGVVAAVLGAAHAVAHYRIWRFDLQEDALYLERGVLTRVDTVVPFVRVQHVDTQRGPLERATGLASVVVYTAGSRGADVTIPGLTPERAQALQSDLRELARESEQQDAV, from the coding sequence ATGGAGAGCCTCCACCCGCGGATTCGCGTCGTCTGGGGCGTCGGTGCGGTCGTCGCCGCAGCGGTTTTGACAGTCGTCGCCGGCGTCGGGATCCGGGGAGCCGACGCGGTCGGCATCGACCTGGGCCGCGTCGCTGCCCTCGATGTCGCCCTCCCGCTCGCGCTCGGCGTGGTCGCCGCCGTCCTCGGTGCCGCGCACGCGGTCGCCCACTACCGTATCTGGCGGTTCGACCTGCAGGAGGACGCGCTGTACCTCGAGCGCGGCGTCCTGACGCGGGTCGACACCGTCGTTCCCTTCGTTCGCGTCCAGCACGTCGACACCCAGCGCGGCCCGCTGGAGCGCGCGACGGGGCTGGCGAGCGTCGTGGTGTACACCGCCGGGTCGCGCGGGGCCGACGTGACGATCCCCGGACTGACGCCCGAGCGCGCACAGGCGCTCCAGTCCGACCTGCGGGAACTGGCCCGGGAGAGCGAACAGCAGGACGCGGTGTGA
- a CDS encoding GNAT family N-acetyltransferase: protein MEIREPDTVDGDAVRDVAGRSLRASYALSPDAIEVLVGDRQSDERLRELAEMERGVFVVAARDDGVVGFAQGEVDDEGHGNVRWHHVAPEARGEGIGTELFEHVESALLDRGAETVRAHVLGDNMEGAQFFERFGYAEAGTTEVEIDGATHAVNLFLQESETDAEPGDERTAPTNVPETVEDEGETLYVDREAEIPGDKGPFFELYSDAARESLYAYWCSHSENVVAAGDDLGRLECSDCGNVHRADEWDDGYL from the coding sequence ATGGAGATCCGTGAACCCGACACCGTCGACGGCGACGCCGTCAGGGACGTTGCGGGTCGGTCGCTCCGCGCGTCGTACGCCCTCAGCCCGGACGCGATCGAGGTACTGGTAGGGGACCGGCAGAGCGACGAGCGCCTGCGCGAACTGGCGGAGATGGAGCGCGGCGTGTTCGTCGTCGCGGCACGGGACGACGGCGTCGTCGGCTTCGCACAGGGCGAGGTCGACGACGAGGGGCACGGCAACGTCCGCTGGCACCACGTCGCGCCGGAAGCCCGGGGCGAGGGGATCGGCACGGAACTGTTCGAGCACGTCGAGTCGGCCCTGCTGGACCGCGGGGCCGAGACGGTCCGGGCGCACGTGCTCGGGGACAACATGGAGGGCGCGCAGTTCTTCGAGCGCTTCGGTTACGCCGAGGCGGGGACGACGGAGGTCGAGATAGACGGGGCGACCCACGCCGTCAACCTGTTCCTGCAGGAGTCGGAGACGGACGCCGAACCCGGCGACGAGCGCACTGCCCCCACGAACGTGCCCGAGACCGTCGAGGACGAGGGGGAAACGCTGTACGTCGACCGCGAGGCGGAGATACCGGGGGACAAGGGACCGTTCTTCGAACTGTACTCGGACGCGGCCCGCGAGTCGCTGTACGCGTACTGGTGCTCGCACTCGGAGAACGTCGTCGCCGCGGGCGACGACCTCGGCCGGCTGGAGTGTTCGGACTGCGGAAACGTCCACCGCGCCGACGAGTGGGACGACGGCTATCTATAG
- a CDS encoding HVO_2901 family zinc finger protein — MHTCRNCNQSFSTELALDLHRDTCADADMVCRACGERFREGAATRDGWHYRCPNEDCDGEGRGEDLVEVSDAKVTL; from the coding sequence ATGCACACCTGTCGTAACTGCAATCAGAGCTTCTCGACCGAACTCGCCCTCGACCTGCACCGGGACACCTGCGCGGACGCGGACATGGTCTGTCGGGCCTGCGGCGAGCGCTTCCGCGAGGGGGCCGCCACACGCGACGGCTGGCACTACCGATGTCCGAACGAGGACTGCGACGGCGAGGGACGCGGCGAGGACCTCGTCGAGGTCTCGGATGCGAAAGTGACGCTATAG